In Candidatus Omnitrophota bacterium, one DNA window encodes the following:
- the dnaK gene encoding molecular chaperone DnaK gives MAKVIGIDLGTSNSAAAVMEGGRPVIIPSAEGAGVASGKAFPSYVAFTKDGQRLVGEPARRQAAINPEGTIQAAKRKMGSDYHFKVYGKEYSPQQISSFILQKVKQDAEAYLGDKVEEVVITCPAYFDDNQRTATKDAGEIAGLKVLRIINEPTAACLAYGLEKAGKELKILVFDFGGGTLDVTIMEMWKEGGFKVMATSGDTQLGGTDMDNVIIDYIANQFKRDTGIDLKNDKMAMQRLREAAEKAKVELSSTLTTDINLPFITADATGPKHLTMSINRAKLEELVGPIIDRCRGPLEQALKDAKNSFEKEGVSFTDKGVDKIIMVGGPTRMPIVQKFVEDYFGKKIERGVDPMECVALGAAIQAAIIKGDVKDVLLLDVTPLSLGIETLGGVNTKLIDRNTTIPTRKSQVFSTAADNQTAVTIRVLQGERQMADDNVELGRFDLVGIPAAPRGVPQVEVSFDIDANGIVHVLAKDLGTGKEQSIRITAPKKLSKEEIEKMVKDAEKFAADDAKKKEEVEAVNQADNLVYATEKSLKDYGDKVSQAERADIEAKANDLKTAIKDKNIERIKKGMEDLTKASHKLAEEIYKQASQKQQQQQQQQQQAGGAGPQGGQEQEGPTEEKGKKDDVIDAEFKEEDDKK, from the coding sequence ATGGCTAAAGTTATTGGAATCGACTTAGGGACTTCAAATTCAGCTGCTGCGGTTATGGAAGGTGGAAGGCCTGTAATCATACCTTCTGCTGAAGGCGCTGGGGTTGCTTCAGGAAAAGCATTTCCTTCTTATGTTGCTTTTACGAAAGACGGGCAACGCTTGGTTGGAGAACCCGCAAGGCGTCAGGCTGCGATTAACCCAGAAGGAACAATCCAGGCAGCTAAACGAAAGATGGGTTCAGATTATCACTTTAAGGTCTATGGAAAAGAATATTCCCCTCAGCAGATTTCTTCATTTATTTTACAGAAAGTTAAACAGGATGCAGAAGCTTATTTAGGTGATAAAGTAGAAGAAGTAGTTATCACTTGTCCTGCTTATTTTGATGATAACCAAAGAACGGCAACTAAAGATGCAGGAGAAATTGCAGGATTAAAAGTTTTACGTATTATTAATGAGCCTACGGCAGCATGCCTTGCATATGGGCTGGAAAAAGCAGGAAAAGAATTAAAAATATTAGTTTTTGACTTTGGTGGAGGAACTCTTGACGTTACCATTATGGAAATGTGGAAAGAGGGCGGATTTAAAGTAATGGCAACGAGTGGAGATACTCAGCTCGGCGGAACTGATATGGATAATGTGATAATTGATTATATCGCCAATCAGTTTAAGCGTGACACAGGTATTGATTTAAAAAATGACAAGATGGCAATGCAGCGTTTGCGCGAAGCAGCAGAAAAAGCAAAGGTTGAACTCTCAAGCACATTAACTACTGATATAAATCTTCCTTTTATTACTGCTGATGCAACTGGACCAAAGCATTTAACCATGTCAATTAACCGCGCTAAGCTTGAAGAGTTAGTTGGCCCCATTATTGATAGATGCCGCGGCCCTCTTGAGCAGGCATTAAAAGATGCCAAGAATTCTTTTGAAAAGGAAGGCGTTAGTTTTACCGATAAAGGCGTAGATAAAATAATTATGGTAGGTGGCCCGACCAGGATGCCCATTGTTCAGAAATTTGTTGAAGATTATTTTGGCAAAAAGATTGAACGTGGCGTTGACCCAATGGAATGCGTTGCTTTGGGCGCTGCAATACAAGCGGCAATTATTAAAGGCGATGTAAAGGATGTTCTTTTGTTAGACGTTACTCCATTGTCTTTGGGTATTGAAACTTTAGGCGGGGTTAATACAAAATTAATTGATAGAAACACAACAATTCCAACTCGTAAGTCACAGGTATTCTCTACTGCTGCGGATAATCAAACTGCTGTTACTATTCGTGTTCTTCAAGGCGAGCGACAGATGGCAGATGATAACGTTGAGTTGGGAAGGTTTGATTTAGTGGGTATCCCCGCAGCTCCTCGCGGAGTTCCTCAAGTAGAAGTTTCTTTTGATATTGATGCAAATGGTATCGTGCATGTTTTGGCAAAAGATTTAGGAACTGGTAAGGAACAATCAATTAGGATTACCGCTCCTAAGAAACTTTCTAAGGAAGAAATTGAAAAGATGGTTAAGGATGCTGAGAAGTTTGCAGCGGATGATGCCAAGAAAAAAGAAGAAGTTGAAGCAGTCAATCAGGCGGATAATCTGGTATATGCAACAGAAAAATCATTGAAAGATTATGGCGATAAAGTCAGCCAAGCTGAACGCGCTGATATTGAAGCTAAAGCCAATGATTTAAAGACTGCGATAAAAGATAAGAATATTGAAAGAATTAAGAAAGGAATGGAAGACCTGACCAAGGCTTCTCATAAATTAGCCGAAGAAATTTATAAGCAGGCTTCGCAAAAGCAACAGCAGCAACAACAGCAACAGCAGCAAGCAGGCGGAGCTGGGCCTCAAGGTGGCCAGGAGCAGGAAGGGCCAACAGAGGAAAAAGGCAAGAAAGATGATGTAATTGATGCGGAGTTTAAAGAGGAAGATGATAAGAAATAA
- the grpE gene encoding nucleotide exchange factor GrpE: MEEHKENVKENHKENHKKEENIITLKEAEYLKLKEDAAKGQESWDKMLRMQADVDNTRKRIEREKQDFIKFANEDIIFELLNVLDDLERTVELAQAKHEDLPAFLKGVEMILAHFYETLKKHGVKPIEAKGKIFDPNFHEALMQVEDKNFPDHTVVEELQKGYLLNDRIIRTSKVKVSKKGG, translated from the coding sequence ATGGAAGAGCATAAAGAAAACGTAAAAGAAAATCACAAAGAGAACCACAAGAAAGAAGAAAACATTATTACTCTTAAAGAAGCTGAGTATCTCAAGCTGAAAGAAGACGCTGCCAAAGGGCAAGAGTCTTGGGATAAAATGCTCAGGATGCAGGCAGATGTTGACAATACGCGTAAACGCATAGAAAGAGAAAAGCAGGATTTTATAAAGTTTGCTAATGAGGATATTATTTTTGAACTATTAAATGTTTTGGATGATCTGGAACGCACAGTTGAATTGGCGCAAGCCAAGCATGAAGATTTGCCGGCATTCTTAAAAGGCGTTGAGATGATTTTAGCGCATTTTTATGAGACGCTTAAGAAACATGGCGTTAAGCCAATTGAGGCGAAAGGAAAAATATTTGATCCAAATTTCCACGAAGCATTGATGCAGGTTGAAGATAAGAATTTCCCGGATCACACAGTTGTAGAAGAATTGCAAAAAGGGTATTTATTAAACGATAGAATTATAAGGACTTCAAAAGTTAAAGTTTCCAAAAAGGGAGGATAA
- the clpB gene encoding ATP-dependent chaperone ClpB: MRLDKFTTKLQEALQDAISLATESGHQQVEPEHLLVALLKQQDSIVAQTLEKLKISVSSTLKLLKEDLNSKPAVSGGNSQVYLSSRMNKLLSSASLEAKHLKDDFVSGEHILLAFLSDTDSVFTKELKKKGIDKDKILSSLTEIRGSHRITDENPEEKFNALEKYGLDLTDLAQKSKLDPVIGRDKEIRRLMQVLSRRTKNNPVLIGEAGVGKTAIVEGLALRITSDDVPEGLKNKRIIALDMGSLVAGTKFRGEFENRLKAVLNEIKSKNGQVILFIDELHTIVGAGAAEGAIDASNMLKPLLARGQLRCIGATTLNEYRKYIEKDSALERRFQPIFVEEPDVQDTIAILRGLKEKYEIHHGVRIQDSAIIAAATLSNRYITDRHLPDKAVDLIDEAASRLRIEIDSMPVEIDSAKRKIMQLEIEKQALKKEKDKISQDRLKKIEAEIDSLKKTLEQKKKQWDKEKAVIVKIQEVKEKIEQFKNEAVNAEKVGDLDKAAEIKYGKLVELEKELKKFNEEFAALNKESGMLRQEVSDEDVASVVAEWTGIPLTKLMEQDAQKLIQMEERLKTKIVGQDEAIDVISSCVRRSRSGLGDELKPMGSFIFMGPTGVGKTKLAKTLAWFLFDDEDALIRIDMSEYMEKFSVSRLIGAPPGYVGYDEGGQLTEKVRRRPYSVILFDEIEKAHPEVFNLLLQILDDGRLTDGQGRTVNFKNTVIIMTSNIGAEIIQQHGSIGFRTQKEENVAFKEVKNKLLSEVKKYFRPEFLNRIDDIIVFNPLSKSDIGKIVDIELEPLYKKLALLGIELEISQAAKDYLAENGFDVNFGARPLRRAIQRSLQDPLSVKLLDGSLKEGKKVIADLGKDGKIVFR; this comes from the coding sequence ATGAGATTAGATAAATTTACAACTAAATTACAGGAAGCTCTTCAGGATGCGATTAGCCTTGCAACAGAATCAGGCCATCAACAAGTTGAGCCTGAACATTTGCTAGTTGCTTTATTAAAACAGCAGGATAGTATTGTCGCTCAAACTTTAGAGAAATTAAAAATTTCAGTTTCTTCAACGCTTAAACTGTTAAAAGAAGATTTAAATTCAAAGCCCGCGGTAAGCGGTGGGAATTCGCAAGTTTATCTTTCATCAAGGATGAATAAATTATTATCTAGTGCAAGTCTTGAGGCAAAGCATTTAAAAGATGATTTTGTTTCGGGCGAACATATATTATTGGCTTTTTTATCAGATACTGATTCTGTATTTACTAAGGAGTTAAAGAAAAAAGGAATTGATAAGGATAAAATTTTATCAAGCTTAACTGAGATTCGCGGAAGCCATAGGATTACTGATGAAAATCCTGAAGAAAAATTTAATGCTTTGGAAAAATACGGGCTTGACTTAACTGACCTTGCCCAGAAATCTAAGCTTGATCCTGTTATTGGAAGAGATAAAGAGATTAGGCGCCTGATGCAGGTTCTTTCCAGAAGGACAAAGAATAATCCTGTTTTAATCGGTGAAGCTGGCGTTGGAAAAACTGCGATTGTTGAAGGCTTGGCTTTGCGTATAACTTCTGATGATGTGCCTGAGGGTTTAAAAAATAAAAGGATTATTGCTTTAGATATGGGTTCTTTGGTCGCTGGTACAAAATTCCGAGGGGAATTTGAAAATCGCTTGAAGGCTGTCTTAAATGAAATAAAAAGTAAGAACGGACAGGTAATTTTGTTTATAGATGAACTTCATACTATTGTAGGAGCAGGGGCAGCAGAAGGAGCAATTGATGCTTCAAATATGCTTAAGCCTTTGCTTGCCCGCGGGCAATTGCGCTGCATTGGAGCAACGACGCTTAATGAGTACAGGAAATACATTGAAAAAGACAGCGCTCTTGAAAGAAGATTCCAGCCGATTTTTGTGGAAGAGCCGGATGTGCAGGATACGATTGCAATTTTAAGAGGCCTAAAAGAAAAATATGAGATTCATCACGGTGTGCGTATTCAGGATTCTGCGATTATTGCAGCCGCAACTTTGTCAAATCGTTATATTACCGACAGGCACTTGCCGGATAAAGCGGTTGATTTAATTGATGAAGCTGCCTCTCGTCTAAGAATTGAAATTGATAGTATGCCGGTTGAGATTGATTCTGCAAAAAGAAAAATCATGCAGCTTGAAATTGAAAAACAGGCATTAAAGAAGGAAAAGGATAAAATTTCTCAGGATAGACTTAAAAAAATTGAAGCCGAGATTGATTCTCTTAAAAAAACCTTAGAGCAAAAGAAAAAACAGTGGGATAAGGAAAAGGCTGTTATCGTAAAAATTCAGGAAGTAAAAGAAAAGATTGAGCAATTTAAGAATGAAGCTGTTAATGCGGAAAAAGTCGGAGATTTAGACAAAGCTGCAGAAATCAAATATGGCAAATTAGTTGAATTAGAGAAAGAGCTAAAAAAGTTTAACGAAGAATTCGCAGCGCTTAATAAGGAATCGGGTATGTTAAGGCAGGAAGTTAGTGATGAGGATGTGGCAAGTGTTGTTGCCGAATGGACGGGAATTCCTTTAACTAAGCTCATGGAGCAGGATGCCCAAAAGCTTATTCAAATGGAAGAGCGCCTTAAAACAAAAATTGTCGGGCAAGATGAAGCAATTGATGTTATTTCATCTTGCGTCAGAAGGTCTCGTTCCGGATTAGGAGATGAATTAAAGCCTATGGGTTCATTTATATTTATGGGGCCTACAGGAGTTGGAAAAACTAAGCTTGCGAAAACTTTGGCTTGGTTTCTGTTTGACGATGAAGATGCTTTAATCAGGATTGATATGTCTGAATATATGGAAAAATTCAGTGTTTCCCGGTTAATCGGCGCTCCTCCGGGATATGTTGGCTATGATGAAGGCGGGCAATTAACTGAAAAAGTGCGTCGCAGGCCGTATTCAGTAATACTTTTTGACGAAATAGAAAAGGCTCATCCGGAAGTCTTTAATTTATTGCTCCAGATTCTTGATGATGGCAGGCTAACTGACGGACAAGGAAGGACGGTAAATTTTAAGAATACGGTTATAATTATGACTTCTAATATCGGTGCTGAAATTATTCAGCAGCATGGCTCAATTGGATTCCGCACGCAAAAGGAAGAAAATGTTGCATTTAAAGAAGTTAAAAATAAGTTGTTATCTGAAGTAAAAAAATACTTCCGTCCGGAGTTCTTAAACCGTATTGACGATATCATTGTATTTAATCCGCTATCAAAAAGCGATATTGGGAAGATTGTGGATATTGAATTAGAGCCGCTTTATAAGAAATTAGCGCTCCTTGGCATTGAACTTGAGATATCTCAGGCAGCCAAAGATTATCTTGCAGAGAACGGTTTTGACGTTAATTTTGGAGCTCGCCCGCTAAGAAGGGCGATTCAAAGAAGTTTGCAGGATCCGCTTTCTGTAAAGCTCTTAGACGGCAGCCTTAAAGAAGGAAAGAAGGTAATAGCTGATTTAGGTAAGGACGGAAAGATAGTTTTTCGTTAA
- a CDS encoding MerR family transcriptional regulator, which yields MPLFDIYISPDEPVYVISVVSKLVDLPIWTLRQLDKSGVVCPKRIGKKSRLYSLKDVKRLEYVHYLMEDKRVNIHGIKIILQREVEE from the coding sequence ATGCCTCTTTTTGATATTTATATTAGTCCTGATGAACCGGTTTATGTAATCAGCGTTGTGAGCAAGCTGGTTGATTTGCCGATTTGGACATTAAGGCAACTGGATAAGTCAGGGGTTGTTTGTCCCAAACGCATTGGGAAAAAGAGCCGTCTTTATTCCCTTAAAGATGTTAAGCGGTTAGAATATGTTCATTATCTAATGGAAGATAAACGTGTTAATATTCACGGAATTAAAATAATCTTACAAAGAGAAGTAGAAGAGTAA
- the hflX gene encoding GTPase HflX, producing the protein MEKALLVTIKLRSEKEAWDEEDVAYELEELVAACGVEAIDNIICNCDKPTPGYFIGSGKAEELAALVQVQEIDVVIFSHDLSGTQQRNLEDVIGKKTIDRTQLILHIFARHAKSQEGKMQVELAQLQYLMPKLIGKGIILSRTGGGIGTSGPGETKLEVDRRIIRKRIDRLREEISQFVKHRTTMRKKRKDNLTPSVALVGYTNAGKSTLLNALTDAGQVESNGLFTTLDTLYKALQLPTGENIVISDTVGFLHNLPHHLIEAFKATLEEVVEADLLLHVLDVSSPRVLDQNKAVLQVLKELGADKKKMITVLNKIDLVDEKLWISKLKAEFDDTVEISAKFKTHIDVLLKKIADNFAGRMVQVKVVLPHSRMDLVNLFHKEGKVKQIKYLQKGIKVEVSLPKVLYNKLLHNKDLEDVC; encoded by the coding sequence ATGGAAAAAGCTTTATTGGTAACGATAAAATTAAGAAGTGAAAAAGAAGCCTGGGATGAAGAAGATGTCGCCTATGAGCTTGAAGAATTAGTTGCTGCCTGCGGCGTTGAAGCAATTGATAATATAATCTGCAATTGCGATAAACCGACTCCGGGTTATTTTATCGGAAGCGGAAAGGCTGAAGAGCTCGCAGCCCTTGTCCAAGTGCAGGAAATTGATGTAGTAATTTTTAGCCATGATCTTTCCGGGACCCAGCAGCGTAATTTAGAGGATGTGATTGGGAAAAAGACTATAGACAGGACTCAGCTAATCTTACATATATTTGCCCGGCATGCCAAGAGCCAGGAAGGGAAAATGCAGGTTGAATTGGCTCAGCTGCAATATCTAATGCCAAAATTAATAGGAAAGGGGATTATACTTTCCCGGACAGGCGGTGGAATCGGTACAAGCGGCCCCGGAGAAACAAAACTTGAAGTTGACAGGCGAATAATTAGGAAACGTATTGATAGGTTAAGAGAAGAAATTTCGCAGTTTGTAAAACACCGCACAACCATGCGGAAAAAGCGCAAAGATAATCTCACGCCGTCAGTTGCGTTGGTTGGTTACACAAATGCAGGTAAATCTACATTATTAAATGCATTAACCGATGCAGGCCAGGTTGAATCTAACGGGCTTTTTACAACCCTGGATACTCTTTATAAGGCTCTGCAATTGCCGACCGGAGAGAATATTGTAATCTCAGATACGGTTGGTTTCTTGCACAATCTTCCGCACCATTTAATTGAGGCGTTTAAGGCAACGCTTGAAGAAGTCGTGGAGGCTGATTTATTGCTTCATGTCTTAGATGTGAGCAGCCCGCGCGTATTGGATCAGAATAAGGCAGTGCTGCAGGTTTTAAAAGAATTAGGAGCTGATAAGAAAAAAATGATAACAGTTTTAAATAAAATAGATCTTGTTGATGAGAAATTGTGGATTTCAAAATTAAAAGCAGAGTTTGATGATACGGTGGAGATATCCGCTAAATTTAAAACGCATATTGATGTATTGTTGAAGAAGATTGCGGATAATTTCGCAGGTAGAATGGTTCAGGTTAAAGTTGTGCTTCCTCATTCAAGGATGGATCTTGTGAATCTTTTTCATAAAGAAGGGAAGGTCAAACAGATTAAATATCTCCAAAAAGGCATAAAAGTTGAAGTTTCTCTCCCAAAAGTCCTATACAATAAGTTGCTACATAACAAAGACTTAGAAGATGTCTGTTAG
- the miaA gene encoding tRNA (adenosine(37)-N6)-dimethylallyltransferase MiaA: MKQKVVFIVGPTAVGKSATAVCLAKKINAEIISCDSMQVYQGMEIISSKPSQGLLKKVPHHLIAAIAPEKEYDASKYYKEADKLIAGIVKKKKTPIFVGGTGLYMSVVVDGIFKMKPPKKSIRENLFKLAQEKGNAYLYDRLKEVDKISAEKIHLNDLKRVVRALEVFEATGKPISELQKERVGLTDKYDVRIFCLDMQRDKLYQRIEERVDKMFEQGLVNEVKKLLKKKLSKTASYAIGIKEIKGSLDGLYDLEEAKKLMKQNTRNYAKRQLTWFRKDKRINWVKVESKDKPAGTAKKISNLLRS; this comes from the coding sequence ATGAAACAAAAAGTTGTTTTTATCGTAGGTCCGACTGCTGTCGGAAAATCCGCAACAGCAGTGTGCCTGGCTAAGAAAATTAACGCAGAAATAATATCCTGTGATTCTATGCAGGTTTATCAAGGGATGGAGATTATTTCTTCAAAGCCATCACAGGGATTGTTAAAAAAAGTTCCTCATCATCTAATTGCCGCGATTGCACCTGAAAAAGAATACGATGCTTCAAAATATTATAAAGAAGCGGATAAATTAATTGCTGGTATTGTAAAGAAGAAAAAAACTCCCATATTTGTCGGAGGCACCGGGCTTTATATGTCTGTGGTGGTTGATGGCATCTTTAAAATGAAGCCTCCAAAGAAGAGTATCCGGGAAAATCTTTTTAAATTAGCGCAGGAAAAAGGAAACGCGTATTTATATGATAGGTTAAAAGAGGTTGATAAGATTTCTGCAGAGAAGATTCATCTGAATGACCTAAAGAGGGTTGTGAGGGCTCTTGAAGTTTTTGAAGCAACGGGCAAACCTATTTCAGAATTACAAAAAGAAAGGGTCGGCCTTACAGATAAATATGATGTCAGGATATTCTGTTTGGATATGCAGCGTGATAAACTCTACCAAAGAATTGAAGAGCGGGTTGATAAAATGTTTGAACAGGGTTTAGTTAACGAAGTTAAGAAGCTGTTGAAGAAAAAATTAAGTAAAACCGCTTCTTACGCAATAGGGATAAAAGAGATAAAAGGTTCTCTTGACGGGCTTTATGATTTAGAAGAAGCAAAAAAATTGATGAAGCAGAATACCAGAAATTATGCCAAAAGGCAATTAACATGGTTTAGAAAAGACAAGCGCATTAATTGGGTTAAGGTTGAGAGTAAGGATAAACCGGCAGGGACAGCTAAAAAAATCAGTAATTTGTTAAGGAGCTAA
- a CDS encoding SPOR domain-containing protein produces the protein MRSFRIITLAACLLIALSFKMAYASDTERIKINLMEGNYKEAIKEGENILAQASDTSELDELYYILGLSYLKDGNILRASDIFEIILREFKNSKFKDDAKLALGNTYFLRGDFSKAEECYKEILKDSPNTKLKPELYSLLGQVGFKKGDTEQAKEYLAKLKKEFPLYSGEELIKDLNTVPDAKGDYSYTIQVGSFSSELNAKNLIAKLSAKGYSAYIEEGLSSRGKKYYKVRVGKLTSHNDAKELRDKLEQEGYPTKIIP, from the coding sequence ATGAGAAGTTTCAGGATAATAACATTGGCAGCTTGTTTGTTAATTGCTTTGAGTTTCAAGATGGCCTATGCCTCGGATACTGAAAGAATCAAAATAAATTTAATGGAAGGCAATTATAAAGAAGCAATCAAAGAAGGAGAAAATATTTTGGCTCAAGCTAGTGATACTTCTGAGCTCGACGAATTATATTATATCCTTGGGTTAAGTTATTTAAAAGACGGCAATATTCTGCGGGCTTCTGATATTTTTGAGATAATCTTAAGGGAATTTAAGAATAGTAAATTTAAGGATGACGCAAAGCTTGCATTAGGGAATACTTATTTCTTAAGAGGGGATTTTTCTAAAGCCGAAGAGTGCTATAAGGAGATACTTAAAGACAGCCCAAATACAAAATTAAAACCAGAGCTTTATTCTTTATTAGGACAGGTTGGTTTTAAAAAGGGAGATACTGAGCAGGCAAAGGAATATCTGGCTAAGCTTAAAAAAGAATTTCCTCTTTATTCCGGGGAAGAATTAATCAAGGATTTAAATACTGTGCCTGATGCAAAAGGCGATTACTCGTATACTATCCAAGTCGGTTCATTTTCCAGCGAATTAAATGCAAAGAATCTTATCGCAAAGCTATCCGCCAAAGGATATTCCGCGTATATTGAAGAAGGCCTTTCCAGCCGGGGGAAGAAATATTATAAAGTCCGAGTCGGAAAACTTACAAGCCACAATGATGCTAAAGAACTCCGGGACAAGCTTGAGCAAGAAGGCTATCCTACAAAGATAATCCCATAA
- the miaB gene encoding tRNA (N6-isopentenyl adenosine(37)-C2)-methylthiotransferase MiaB: MTGNKRVYIRTFGCQMNVRDSEVIAGLLEKEGYKIIDEPDEADIVIFNTCSVRQLAEEKVWSGIGKIAKTRSKQLKGSSRKINTIPVIGIVGCMAQNYRESIFERAPEVDFVVGTRDIAKIPKILKEIEKHKNSPYEKKIYETDADFRENEIYHTGFHLDKEHAFVVISEGCENYCSYCVVPFVRGALRHRPSEDILKEIKEDIAAGITKITLLGQNVNSYPRFTELLRKVNDIDGLKQFSFVTSHPKDASVELFKAMAELEKLRKYLHLPIQSGSDRVLKLMNRGYTKEYYLELVKNYRRIVKGGELTSDIIVGFPSETEKDIQDTFDLVKEVKFNAAFIFKYSPRPHTAAASMPDDVPKEEKEKRHALILDLQLKISKGKK; this comes from the coding sequence ATGACTGGAAATAAGCGAGTGTATATACGTACTTTCGGCTGCCAAATGAACGTGCGGGATTCGGAGGTAATTGCTGGGCTTCTTGAGAAAGAAGGCTATAAGATTATTGACGAGCCTGATGAGGCAGATATTGTTATTTTTAATACTTGTTCTGTGCGGCAGTTGGCGGAAGAAAAAGTGTGGAGTGGGATAGGAAAGATAGCAAAAACTAGGTCTAAACAGCTTAAAGGTAGTTCTCGAAAAATAAATACAATTCCTGTTATTGGGATTGTAGGATGCATGGCTCAGAATTATCGTGAATCAATTTTTGAGCGGGCTCCGGAAGTTGATTTTGTAGTTGGCACGCGCGACATCGCAAAGATTCCAAAAATCTTAAAAGAAATTGAGAAGCATAAGAATAGCCCCTACGAAAAGAAAATCTATGAAACTGATGCGGATTTCAGAGAAAATGAAATTTATCACACCGGCTTTCATTTAGATAAAGAACATGCGTTTGTAGTTATTTCTGAAGGATGCGAGAATTATTGTTCATATTGCGTTGTGCCGTTTGTCCGGGGCGCTTTAAGGCATCGGCCAAGTGAAGACATTTTAAAAGAAATCAAAGAAGATATTGCTGCCGGGATAACTAAAATCACGCTCTTAGGGCAGAATGTGAACAGCTATCCTCGATTTACGGAGCTCTTAAGAAAAGTCAACGATATAGACGGGCTTAAACAATTTAGTTTTGTGACATCGCATCCCAAGGATGCTTCGGTAGAATTATTTAAGGCGATGGCAGAGCTTGAGAAGTTAAGAAAATATTTACACTTACCGATTCAATCAGGCTCGGATAGGGTTTTAAAATTAATGAACCGCGGATATACAAAAGAATATTACTTGGAATTAGTAAAGAATTACCGTAGAATTGTTAAGGGTGGAGAGTTAACTTCTGATATCATTGTGGGTTTCCCTTCTGAAACCGAAAAAGATATTCAGGATACTTTTGATTTGGTAAAAGAAGTTAAATTTAATGCGGCTTTTATTTTTAAATATTCGCCGCGTCCGCACACAGCTGCCGCAAGTATGCCTGATGATGTGCCTAAAGAAGAAAAAGAAAAAAGGCATGCTTTAATATTGGATTTACAGCTTAAAATATCTAAGGGGAAAAAATGA
- a CDS encoding class I SAM-dependent methyltransferase gives MKQWYESLFENYAHKYDKECYVQGTVGECDFIEQEVNRNKSLKIIDIGCGTGRHSIELTKRGYSVIGVDLSESQIARAKEKAKELDLSIDFQKHDARNLPFEGEFDLAIMLCEGGFSLMETDEMNFEILKNAAKALNDKGKFIFTTLNGLFPLFHSVKEFYESAAKEGNSVCKDCSFDLMTFRDHNTVVFEDDAGNKKELKCNERYYVPSEITWLLKSLGFKKIEIFGAKLGAYSRNDKLTPEDFEMLVVAERKELYE, from the coding sequence ATGAAACAATGGTACGAATCATTATTTGAAAATTACGCGCATAAATATGACAAGGAGTGTTATGTCCAGGGAACTGTGGGAGAATGCGACTTTATCGAGCAGGAGGTTAATCGCAACAAATCATTAAAGATCATAGATATTGGTTGCGGGACCGGAAGGCATTCAATTGAACTAACGAAAAGAGGGTATAGCGTGATTGGTGTTGATTTGTCCGAGTCTCAAATTGCAAGGGCAAAAGAGAAAGCAAAAGAACTTGATCTGAGCATTGATTTTCAGAAACATGACGCTAGAAATCTTCCTTTTGAGGGCGAGTTCGATTTGGCAATCATGCTCTGTGAGGGTGGTTTTTCTTTAATGGAAACCGATGAAATGAATTTTGAAATATTAAAGAACGCGGCAAAAGCGTTAAATGATAAGGGCAAGTTTATATTTACAACATTAAACGGGTTATTCCCGCTTTTTCATTCCGTCAAAGAATTTTATGAATCCGCGGCCAAAGAAGGGAATTCAGTGTGTAAAGACTGTTCCTTTGACCTGATGACCTTTAGAGACCACAACACCGTCGTGTTTGAGGACGATGCGGGAAATAAAAAGGAATTAAAATGTAACGAGCGTTATTACGTACCAAGCGAGATAACATGGCTTTTAAAGTCGCTCGGGTTTAAGAAAATCGAAATCTTTGGGGCTAAGCTCGGCGCCTACTCAAGAAACGATAAATTAACTCCGGAAGATTTTGAGATGTTGGTTGTTGCAGAGAGAAAGGAATTGTATGAATAA